A single Montipora foliosa isolate CH-2021 chromosome 7, ASM3666993v2, whole genome shotgun sequence DNA region contains:
- the LOC138009971 gene encoding THAP domain-containing protein 1-like has translation MPDRCVVYGCSNRLNVKAGISAHFSPTIKSERDKWLRFVAPHRANFNPTGKFVVCSVHFAGECFSRAIHMEGCRRRLIPGSVPTILLAVRCSHPVLDNGFLSSVPFEPEEPQKISMEGINREGVEHLFYVTLHGGILSPETC, from the coding sequence ATGCCTGATCGTTGTGTAGTTTACGGCTGCAGCAACAGATTAAATGTGAAAGCAGGTATTTCTGCTCACTTCAGTCCAACAATTAAAAGTGAGCGCGATAAGTGGTTGCGATTCGTGGCCCCTCACCGCGCGAACTTTAACCCGACCGGAAAGTTTGTGGTGTGTTCTGTCCACTTTGCGGGGGAATGCTTTTCAAGGGCGATTCACATGGAAGGCTGTAGACGTCGCCTTATTCCTGGCTCAGTTCCCACAATCCTCCTCGCCGTCAGATGCAGTCATCCGGTACTCGATAATGGGTTTCTCAGCAGTGTTCCCTTCGAACCAGAGGAACCGCAGAAAATCTCTATGGAGGGGATTAACAGGGAAGGAGTGGAACATTTGTTCTATGTCACACTTCACGGCGGTATTCTTTCTCCTGAAACGTGTTAA